The following proteins are encoded in a genomic region of Periophthalmus magnuspinnatus isolate fPerMag1 chromosome 21, fPerMag1.2.pri, whole genome shotgun sequence:
- the LOC117389375 gene encoding macrophage receptor MARCO, producing the protein MDNLVDSDEMSHTQNNPLFGMSLSRSELYSFDHEDLKRAPQRRPWCLTVIVVYLILQTPLNIFLLYKVFTLESSGSKSDLSSQTSAQLSGSPADFQSLIQNTSQETQSLRGQLKTLKNQVESQCGAEGQIHRLQTDLVQLNFTSQRLESRLSAASLHGGPPGPPGLKGDKGDVGSIGTKGEQGQTGVPGSPGPQGPTGPAGPPGKQGPGAKGEPGEMGPMGPMGASGWPGEDGHPGDPGPKGEKGDTGETGPPGPQGVAGPKGEPGPAGSPGEKGSQAAQAQTVRLVPGPSRGRVEVLYSGVWGTVCDDSFDNLDARVICKMLGYQSALTNYAASGGSGKIWLDELRCTGQETDIFACPHAGIGNNNCDHSEDAGVQCV; encoded by the exons ATGGACAACCTCGTGGACTCAGACGAAATGtcccacacacaaaacaacccCCTGTTTGGGATGTCCCTCAGCCGCTCTGAGCTCTACAGCTTTGATCATGAGG ATCTGAAGAGGGCCCCTCAGAGGAGACCATGGTGTTTGACTGTAATCGTGGTTTACCTCATTCTACAGACACCTCTAAATATCTTCCTCCTCTATAAAG TTTTCACATTGGAGTCGTCAGGGTCCAAATCTGATTTGTCCAGCCAGACGTCCGCTCAGCTGTCAGGCAGTCCAGCAGACTTCCAGAGTTTAATCCAGAACACCAGCCAGGAGACTCAGAGTCTGAGGGgacaactgaaaacactcaagAACCAG GTGGAGAGTCAGTGTGGAGCCGagggtcagatccacagacttCAGACTGACCTGGTCCAGTTAAACTTCACTTCACAGAGACTGGAATCACGTCTCAGCGCCGCCAGCCTCCATGGAG GACCCCCAGGCCCCCCAGGACTCAAAG GTGACAAAGGTGATGTTGGATCTATCGGAACAAAAGGAGAACAAGGACAGACTGGTGTACCAG GGTCACCTGGACCCCAAGGACCAACCG gCCCTGCAGGTCCTCCTGGTAAACAGGGACcaggagcaaagggagagcCTGGAGAGATGGGTCCAATGG GCCCCATGGGAGCCTCAGGGTGGCCAGGTGAAGATG GACATCCTGGGGATCCTGGAccaaagggagagaaaggtgaCACTGGAGAGACAGGCCCACCTGGACCACAAG GTGTCGCTGGTCCTAAAGGAGAGCCAG GTCCAGCCGGTTCACCTGGAGAGAAGGGTAGCCAAGCAGCTCAGGCGC agactGTGCGTCTCGTGCCGGGGCCATCACGGGGCCGCGTGGAGGTGCTGTATAGTGGCGTGTGGGGGACAGTCTGCGACGATAGCTTCGACAATCTAGACGCAAGGGTCATCTGTAAAATGCTGGGCTATCAAAGTGCGCTGACGAACTACGCTGCTTCAGGAG GTTCTGGGAAGATCTGGCTGGATGAGTTGCGCTGCACAGGACAGGAGACGGATATTTTTGCCTGTCCACACGCCGGAATAGGCAACAACAACTGCGATCATTCTGAGGACGCAGGAGTCCAGTGTGTCTGA